A single genomic interval of Litoreibacter ponti harbors:
- a CDS encoding ATP-binding protein — MARFSIKRYLPRSLYGRAALILLVPVVTIQLVFSVSFIQRLYEDVTRQMTENISVELRVLQGLVESADDVAAASAALTPMAQALEMQVVFPGDVVEERRRVWDLSGRVIRETLAERFDGLAAVDLVSRDKTVHATLETTKGPLEISFPRRRVSASNPHQLLVLMLFTTILMTIIAYLFLRNQLKPIRRLARAAEAFGKGRNERYYPGGAVEVRSAGNAFLNMRARIERQIEQRTLMLSGVSHDLRTPLTRLKLGLSMQPENTEMQDMIGDVDEMERLIDSFLEFARAEAQEELEKVDPTTLVEELVHNARRAGKSVELTGAPPAGQLVKLRPMSVSRATENLINNSVRYGKRAEVSLELLEKSLRITVEDDGPGIPEAQRDQAMKAFSRLDASRNQNAGSGVGLGLAIAADVARSHGGTLRLGDSEGLGGLKAELVLPR, encoded by the coding sequence ATGGCACGGTTCTCGATCAAACGCTACCTTCCGCGCTCGCTCTACGGGCGGGCGGCGCTGATCCTTTTGGTGCCGGTCGTGACCATCCAGTTGGTCTTCTCCGTGAGCTTCATCCAAAGGCTCTACGAGGACGTGACCCGGCAGATGACCGAGAACATATCGGTCGAGCTGCGCGTTCTTCAGGGACTGGTGGAAAGCGCCGATGATGTAGCGGCCGCCAGCGCTGCGCTCACCCCCATGGCACAGGCGCTGGAGATGCAGGTGGTCTTCCCGGGCGATGTGGTCGAAGAGCGCCGCCGCGTCTGGGACCTGTCCGGCCGGGTGATCCGCGAAACGCTCGCGGAACGCTTCGACGGGCTCGCGGCGGTCGATCTGGTGAGCCGCGACAAGACCGTGCATGCCACGCTGGAGACCACGAAAGGCCCGCTCGAGATTTCCTTCCCGCGCCGCCGGGTGTCGGCGTCGAACCCGCACCAGTTGCTGGTGCTGATGCTGTTTACCACGATCCTGATGACGATCATCGCCTACCTGTTCCTGCGCAACCAGCTCAAGCCGATCCGAAGGCTGGCCCGCGCGGCGGAGGCGTTCGGCAAGGGGCGCAACGAGCGCTACTACCCCGGCGGCGCGGTGGAGGTCCGCTCGGCCGGAAACGCATTTCTCAACATGCGCGCGCGCATCGAGCGCCAGATTGAGCAGCGCACGCTGATGCTCTCGGGCGTCAGCCATGACTTGCGCACGCCGCTCACGCGGCTGAAGCTGGGCCTGTCGATGCAGCCCGAGAATACCGAGATGCAGGACATGATCGGCGATGTCGACGAGATGGAACGGCTGATCGACAGCTTCCTCGAGTTTGCCCGCGCCGAGGCGCAGGAGGAGCTGGAAAAGGTCGACCCCACCACGCTTGTCGAGGAACTGGTGCACAATGCGCGCCGGGCGGGCAAATCGGTGGAGCTGACGGGCGCGCCGCCCGCAGGTCAGCTCGTCAAGCTGCGGCCCATGTCGGTGAGCCGCGCCACCGAGAACCTGATCAACAATTCCGTGCGCTACGGCAAGCGCGCCGAGGTGTCGCTGGAATTGCTCGAGAAATCCCTGCGCATCACGGTCGAAGATGACGGCCCCGGCATCCCGGAGGCACAGCGTGATCAGGCGATGAAGGCGTTCTCCCGGCTCGATGCTTCCCGCAACCAGAATGCGGGCAGCGGCGTGGGGCTTGGGCTTGCGATTGCCGCCGATGTGGCGCGCTCCCACGGTGGCACGCTGCGCCTGGGCGACAGCGAAGGCCTCGGCGGCCTCAAGGCAGAGCTGGTTCTGCCGCGCTAA
- a CDS encoding HWE histidine kinase domain-containing protein: MTKDTAQAVDLTNCDREPIHLLGNVQSYGCLISTSSDLMINHLSANCATYLGLQPDEVVGQRLVDLLPERTIHDLRTKLQMTSSGGAAISRLFGYDVLGDGTLFDISIHASGQSFIFEFEKKAEGEDRDDLSMVQPLIARVNKQDTVLAAAREAAMAMEVLSGFDRVMVYRFTSDGSGEVIAERHAAGMEPFLGLRYPASDIPQQARALYKRSTLRLISDVNDDVSPIIPEKNPNGEPLDLSLSVTRAVSPIHLEYLRNMDVAASMSVSILKDGELWGLFACHHRTARYVDYERRTAIELFAQLFSYELERKIEATIRDEERESRALHDRLMVRLSAGSDLIESFDIIADELSQIVANDGVAVFSEGRYIARGAAPTEDEFTRLARFLNTAPTGKVFATDNLIKAYPAAEDMADRVAGLIAIPISRTPRDYIVFFRREIARSVKWAGNPEKPVEVGPNGVRLTPRKSFEAWTEIVRHTSEPWTESERRAAEALRISLIEIVLKLTDEANAERRAATEKQELLIAELNHRVRNILNLIQGLVSQSKTGTTTIESYTTVLDGRIQSLARAHDQLTRQEWSPTALRNLIEVEVKAFLDGRDDRLKITGDAPMLEPEAFSTMALVIHELVTNSAKYGALTDRSGHVSIDLTIAGDGALLIKWREQGGPPVQAPTRRGFGSTIIERTVPFELNGTVETRFKLAGFEADLMIPSKYVTEGAPEPLDTADADAQADTKAQAALSGTVLVLEDNMVIALDASDIITAHGATDVKLASSVDAALKILGSEDLTMAVLDINLGSQTSLPVAQKLDAMKIPFVLATGYGDVQSIVSEYPEAPVVQKPFTAESLAKEIDNALSRKQ; the protein is encoded by the coding sequence ATGACTAAAGACACCGCGCAAGCCGTCGATCTGACCAATTGTGACCGCGAACCCATTCATCTGCTGGGCAATGTGCAGTCCTACGGGTGTCTGATTTCGACCTCTTCTGATCTGATGATCAATCACCTCTCGGCCAATTGCGCGACCTATCTGGGCCTTCAGCCCGACGAGGTGGTTGGACAGCGACTGGTCGACCTGCTGCCGGAGCGCACGATCCACGATCTTCGCACCAAGCTGCAGATGACCAGCAGCGGCGGGGCCGCGATCAGCCGACTGTTCGGCTATGACGTTCTGGGCGATGGCACCCTGTTCGACATCTCGATCCATGCATCCGGCCAGTCCTTCATCTTCGAATTCGAGAAGAAGGCCGAGGGCGAGGACCGCGATGATCTTTCGATGGTCCAGCCGCTGATTGCCCGGGTGAACAAACAGGACACGGTGCTGGCCGCCGCGCGCGAAGCCGCGATGGCGATGGAGGTGCTGTCCGGGTTCGACCGCGTGATGGTCTATCGTTTCACATCGGATGGGTCCGGCGAAGTCATCGCAGAGCGACATGCCGCGGGGATGGAGCCATTTCTGGGCCTGCGCTACCCCGCCAGTGACATCCCGCAGCAGGCCCGCGCGCTCTACAAGCGCAGCACGCTTCGCCTGATCTCCGACGTGAACGACGACGTCTCGCCCATCATTCCCGAGAAGAACCCCAACGGCGAGCCGCTGGATCTGTCCTTGTCGGTCACCCGGGCGGTGTCCCCGATCCATCTTGAATACCTGCGCAACATGGATGTCGCGGCATCTATGTCCGTGTCGATCCTGAAAGACGGCGAGCTTTGGGGGCTCTTTGCCTGCCATCATCGAACGGCCCGCTATGTGGACTACGAGCGCCGCACGGCAATCGAGCTGTTTGCGCAACTGTTCTCCTACGAGCTGGAGCGCAAGATCGAAGCCACGATCCGCGATGAAGAGCGCGAATCCCGCGCCCTGCACGACCGCCTGATGGTGCGCCTGTCCGCAGGCAGTGACCTGATCGAAAGCTTCGACATCATCGCCGACGAGCTGTCCCAGATCGTGGCCAATGACGGCGTCGCGGTCTTCTCCGAAGGGCGCTACATCGCGCGCGGTGCGGCACCCACAGAAGATGAATTCACCCGTCTCGCGCGGTTCCTGAACACAGCCCCGACCGGGAAAGTCTTTGCCACCGACAATTTGATCAAGGCCTACCCTGCCGCGGAAGACATGGCGGACCGGGTCGCAGGGCTGATTGCCATACCGATCTCGCGAACGCCGCGCGACTACATCGTGTTCTTCCGCCGCGAGATCGCGCGCTCCGTCAAATGGGCCGGCAACCCCGAAAAGCCCGTCGAGGTCGGCCCGAATGGCGTTCGCCTGACCCCCCGCAAAAGCTTCGAGGCCTGGACGGAAATCGTGCGCCACACCTCCGAGCCATGGACCGAAAGCGAACGCCGCGCGGCGGAGGCGTTGCGGATTTCCCTGATCGAGATCGTGCTGAAACTCACCGACGAAGCCAACGCCGAACGCCGCGCCGCCACCGAGAAGCAGGAATTGCTGATCGCCGAGCTCAATCACCGGGTCAGGAACATCCTGAACCTGATCCAGGGGCTCGTGTCGCAAAGCAAAACCGGGACCACCACCATCGAGTCCTATACCACCGTGCTTGACGGCAGGATCCAGTCGCTCGCACGGGCGCATGATCAGCTGACCCGGCAGGAATGGTCCCCCACCGCCTTGCGAAACCTGATCGAGGTCGAGGTGAAAGCCTTCCTCGATGGGCGGGACGACCGTCTGAAGATCACCGGCGACGCGCCGATGCTGGAGCCGGAAGCGTTTTCGACCATGGCCCTTGTGATCCATGAGCTGGTGACGAACTCCGCCAAATACGGGGCGCTGACCGACCGGTCGGGCCATGTCAGTATCGACCTGACCATTGCGGGTGACGGCGCGCTCCTGATCAAGTGGCGCGAACAAGGCGGCCCGCCGGTGCAGGCCCCCACCCGCCGCGGCTTCGGCTCGACCATCATTGAGCGCACCGTCCCGTTCGAGCTGAACGGCACCGTCGAGACGCGCTTCAAGCTGGCGGGCTTCGAGGCCGATCTGATGATCCCGTCGAAATATGTGACCGAAGGCGCGCCGGAACCGCTCGACACGGCAGATGCGGACGCGCAGGCGGACACGAAGGCTCAGGCGGCCTTGTCCGGCACGGTCCTTGTTCTTGAGGACAATATGGTGATCGCCTTAGATGCGTCCGACATCATCACCGCGCATGGGGCCACCGACGTCAAACTCGCCAGCTCCGTTGATGCGGCACTCAAGATCTTGGGAAGCGAAGACCTCACCATGGCCGTGCTGGACATCAATCTGGGCAGCCAGACCTCTTTGCCGGTGGCGCAAAAGCTCGATGCGATGAAGATCCCGTTCGTGCTCGCCACGGGGTATGGCGACGTCCAGAGCATCGTGAGCGAATACCCCGAGGCGCCGGTTGTTCAGAAGCCGTTTACGGCCGAAAGCCTGGCCAAGGAGATCGACAACGCGTTGTCGCGGAAGCAATGA
- a CDS encoding TetR/AcrR family transcriptional regulator: MPRSREFDPDRAIDAAMRVFWAKGYGDASYDDLVAGTGVSRKGLYTAFGDKHRLFLAALKSYRVSVVPELFAALEAEDLTPEDIRAFFVRLGQMAVTDAGRQGCFMARTSADDVMTHDEVRHVVERHLQELQTRLHVALRNAGFGTSRADRLAPYLLGVLQGLFTLAHAGVGSNVIDPFLEEAMGALD; encoded by the coding sequence ATGCCCCGTTCGCGCGAATTTGACCCTGACCGCGCCATCGATGCCGCGATGCGGGTGTTCTGGGCGAAGGGCTATGGAGACGCCAGCTATGACGATCTGGTGGCCGGGACAGGTGTGAGCCGAAAGGGGCTCTACACGGCGTTCGGGGACAAGCACCGCCTGTTTCTCGCCGCCCTGAAAAGCTACCGTGTGTCCGTCGTGCCAGAGCTTTTTGCCGCGCTGGAGGCCGAAGACCTCACCCCGGAAGATATCCGCGCGTTCTTCGTCCGGCTTGGGCAAATGGCGGTGACCGATGCGGGGCGGCAGGGCTGTTTCATGGCGCGCACATCCGCCGACGACGTGATGACCCATGACGAGGTGCGGCACGTGGTCGAACGTCATCTGCAAGAGCTGCAAACGAGGCTTCATGTGGCGCTGCGAAACGCAGGTTTCGGGACCTCCCGCGCCGATCGGCTGGCCCCGTATCTTCTGGGTGTCTTGCAGGGGCTGTTTACCTTGGCCCATGCGGGCGTCGGCTCCAACGTAATCGATCCGTTCCTCGAAGAGGCCATGGGCGCACTCGACTAA
- the dctP gene encoding TRAP transporter substrate-binding protein DctP: MFHKAILAAASLSLLGTTAIAQEKMRISLQLPLTSHLGENLTLFEKEVEERTGGAIDVEIYDSATLYKDKEVPAAVGSGAIEAGVASLTRYVGDAPVVDVFYMPFLFNTEEKVRAAVAEGSPVREILEAEIAKTGGEVLYWQAYGGAILLSQDGPIRTPEDMKGKKARVFGKTLGDFVTAAGGAPTLISGSEQYLAYQRGTVDVGMTGVSGVKSRKLWEVMDTITKTNHANIEFVVVVNSDWWSGLDPEVQGHIRDAANFAQDDVRDRMSQIEADAYAAAVENGMTVVELSDAELAAWKEVAQPVIDGYLEAAGEAGQKVLDAIGTDSGS; this comes from the coding sequence ATGTTTCACAAGGCCATACTCGCGGCTGCGAGCCTGTCATTGCTTGGCACCACAGCCATCGCGCAGGAAAAGATGCGCATTTCTCTGCAGCTTCCGCTGACCAGCCATTTGGGCGAGAACCTGACCCTCTTCGAAAAAGAGGTGGAGGAGCGCACCGGCGGCGCCATCGATGTCGAGATTTACGACAGCGCGACGCTCTACAAGGACAAGGAAGTGCCCGCCGCCGTGGGCTCCGGCGCGATTGAGGCCGGTGTCGCCTCGCTGACGCGCTACGTGGGCGACGCGCCGGTCGTCGATGTGTTCTATATGCCGTTCCTGTTCAACACCGAAGAAAAGGTGCGCGCCGCCGTGGCGGAGGGATCACCGGTGCGCGAAATCCTCGAGGCCGAGATCGCCAAGACCGGTGGCGAGGTTCTGTACTGGCAGGCCTATGGCGGTGCTATCCTGCTGAGCCAGGACGGCCCGATCCGCACGCCCGAGGACATGAAGGGCAAGAAGGCGCGGGTCTTCGGCAAGACACTGGGCGATTTCGTCACCGCCGCCGGGGGCGCGCCGACGCTGATCTCCGGCTCCGAGCAGTACCTTGCCTACCAGCGCGGCACGGTCGATGTGGGCATGACGGGCGTGTCGGGTGTGAAATCCCGCAAGCTGTGGGAAGTCATGGACACGATCACCAAGACCAATCACGCCAACATCGAATTCGTGGTCGTGGTCAACAGTGACTGGTGGAGCGGGCTCGACCCCGAGGTGCAGGGGCATATCCGTGACGCGGCCAATTTCGCCCAGGATGACGTTCGCGACCGGATGAGCCAGATCGAAGCCGACGCCTATGCCGCCGCGGTCGAGAACGGCATGACCGTCGTCGAATTGAGCGACGCCGAGCTTGCCGCATGGAAAGAGGTGGCCCAACCCGTGATCGACGGATACCTCGAAGCGGCGGGGGAAGCCGGTCAAAAGGTTCTTGACGCCATTGGTACAGATTCAGGGTCCTGA
- a CDS encoding TRAP transporter small permease, with translation MKVVTSLSHLACTIGAVLLAATGVLLTYEVIARYFFIRPTIWAAELSQLCLIWGCLLAMAHLLTLRRHITVNAVTALLPRMAQRVCAAIALIVVVVFSAIVTYWGYDIFHDSFVRGRTTGSLLNLPVWIAEASVPVGFGLLAAQGLVELIGLRGSDTTSLGATHE, from the coding sequence ATGAAGGTCGTCACGTCCCTGTCGCACCTCGCCTGCACCATCGGTGCCGTGCTGTTGGCGGCAACCGGCGTCTTGCTGACCTATGAGGTGATCGCCCGCTATTTCTTCATCCGCCCGACCATTTGGGCCGCGGAGTTGAGCCAGCTTTGCCTGATCTGGGGGTGCCTGTTGGCGATGGCGCACCTGCTGACGCTCAGGCGACACATCACGGTCAACGCGGTCACCGCCCTATTGCCGCGCATGGCCCAGCGGGTCTGCGCCGCCATTGCGCTGATCGTGGTCGTGGTCTTCTCGGCCATCGTGACCTACTGGGGCTACGACATCTTCCACGACAGCTTTGTGCGCGGCAGAACGACCGGCTCGCTTCTGAACCTGCCGGTCTGGATCGCGGAGGCCTCTGTGCCGGTCGGATTCGGCCTGCTTGCGGCGCAAGGTCTGGTGGAGCTGATCGGCCTGCGCGGCTCTGACACCACCAGCCTCGGGGCAACCCACGAATGA
- a CDS encoding biliverdin-producing heme oxygenase: MTHTNFRQVLKAETWADHERVDGLISTLDLSTFEDFVRFLTIHQGCFDSIRGLMPKGSAAWRALDDMVRGIETDLNTLGASAPVPALPNLRTPDALAVDYVIEGSRLGSKVLRRRWMAASDPRVRKADAYFSLPPVPGRWRDVCDQLSAISVPSERAGRIVHDTRMLFSLFYTAASETAAHQHRSVELAS, encoded by the coding sequence TTGACGCATACGAATTTTCGACAGGTCCTGAAGGCCGAGACTTGGGCTGACCATGAACGTGTCGATGGGCTGATCTCCACGCTTGATCTTTCGACCTTTGAGGACTTCGTGCGGTTTTTGACGATCCACCAAGGCTGCTTTGACAGCATCCGGGGCCTTATGCCCAAGGGCAGCGCTGCGTGGCGCGCCCTCGACGACATGGTGCGCGGGATAGAGACCGACCTGAATACATTGGGCGCATCTGCGCCTGTCCCTGCTCTCCCGAATCTTCGGACCCCCGACGCATTGGCGGTCGACTACGTGATCGAGGGCTCTCGCCTCGGAAGCAAGGTGCTTCGGCGCAGGTGGATGGCGGCAAGCGACCCGCGGGTCCGCAAGGCGGACGCCTATTTCTCGCTTCCGCCCGTGCCCGGCCGCTGGCGCGACGTCTGCGATCAGCTTTCTGCCATTTCCGTACCAAGTGAACGCGCGGGAAGAATTGTACACGACACCCGGATGTTGTTTTCTCTGTTCTACACCGCCGCCAGCGAAACGGCCGCACACCAACATCGGAGCGTGGAGCTTGCTTCATGA
- a CDS encoding isocitrate lyase/PEP mutase family protein: protein MTSAAALRHLLSKDVCHVMPCCFDALSAKLIAQEGYDLTFMSGFAASASRIGAPDLGLMSYAEVLDQVRNITDATAIPLIGDGDTGYGNAMNVRRTVAGFAKAGAASVMIEDQLAPKRCGHTPGKAVVSRDEAFDRIRAAVDEREVLRAAGGDILILARTDARHEHGLGEAIERAAQFAELGADILFVEAPRSEAEMREVCRSLPGPKMANIVEGGDTPDLPNAALHDIGYSIAAYPLSLMAAAMQAMVTTLRTMRDDQRPDLMDFTELRSRIGFDDYYETSERYGSSRRAHSDPEADA from the coding sequence ATGACCTCAGCCGCCGCGCTCCGCCATCTTCTCTCCAAGGACGTCTGCCATGTCATGCCCTGCTGCTTTGATGCGCTGTCGGCCAAGCTGATCGCGCAGGAAGGCTACGATCTGACCTTCATGTCCGGGTTCGCGGCCTCGGCCAGCCGGATCGGCGCGCCGGATCTGGGCTTGATGAGCTACGCCGAAGTGCTTGATCAGGTACGCAACATAACCGACGCCACGGCGATTCCGCTGATCGGAGACGGCGACACCGGCTACGGCAATGCGATGAACGTGCGCCGCACTGTCGCCGGTTTCGCCAAGGCCGGCGCCGCGTCGGTGATGATAGAGGACCAATTGGCCCCCAAGCGCTGCGGGCACACGCCCGGCAAGGCGGTCGTGTCGCGCGATGAGGCCTTCGATCGCATTCGGGCCGCAGTGGACGAGCGGGAAGTGCTGCGCGCCGCGGGCGGAGACATTTTGATCCTCGCCCGCACCGATGCGCGGCACGAACACGGGCTGGGCGAGGCGATTGAGCGCGCGGCGCAGTTCGCCGAGCTTGGCGCGGATATCCTTTTTGTGGAGGCCCCGCGATCCGAGGCGGAGATGCGCGAGGTCTGCCGATCCCTGCCCGGCCCCAAGATGGCAAACATCGTCGAGGGCGGGGACACCCCCGATCTGCCGAACGCGGCCTTGCACGACATCGGCTACAGCATTGCGGCCTACCCGCTTTCGCTCATGGCCGCAGCGATGCAGGCGATGGTCACGACGCTGCGCACCATGCGCGACGATCAGCGCCCCGATCTGATGGATTTCACCGAGCTGCGCAGTCGGATCGGGTTTGACGACTATTACGAGACATCCGAGCGTTACGGGTCGTCGCGCCGCGCGCATTCCGACCCGGAGGCGGACGCGTAG
- a CDS encoding TRAP transporter large permease, with product MTIILILVCLFVLLLLGVPVAFALGGMGLGMLMLGGFSPLMAPQSILSTLDGFILLAVPLFLLMSNLLLKGGVGRDLFAAVQAWVGHWPGGLAVATIISCGLFAAISGSSVATAATIGTVAIPEMINRGYDKRFVYGLLAAGGTLGILIPPSIPMIVYGFVTEQSVIALFLAGIGPGIVLVTLFILFAMLHARLSGNFENVPKASMTERIDASKRAFPSVALAALVIVGLYSGAFTPTEAAAVGSAAALFIVAFWLRTLTWATLWEAVRESAITTAAILLIVAGAKVFGKAIALYRIPQDISAFLASAIDGPIMFIIVVSVVLLLMGLVFEALSMILIMTPVLLPAAMGLGFDPIWFGIYMVIMVECALITPPVGLNLYVIQSVARTSLANVARGVWPFLMLMLFTVVLLYALPDLALYIPFKW from the coding sequence ATGACGATCATCCTGATCCTCGTCTGCCTGTTCGTGCTGCTGCTTCTGGGCGTGCCGGTGGCCTTCGCCCTGGGCGGCATGGGGCTGGGGATGCTGATGCTGGGCGGGTTCTCCCCGCTGATGGCGCCGCAATCCATCCTATCCACACTCGACGGGTTCATCCTGCTTGCCGTGCCGCTCTTCTTGCTGATGTCGAACCTGCTGCTCAAGGGCGGTGTGGGGCGCGACCTGTTTGCCGCGGTGCAGGCCTGGGTCGGCCATTGGCCCGGCGGCCTTGCCGTGGCGACCATCATCAGCTGCGGTCTTTTCGCGGCGATCTCCGGCTCGTCAGTGGCGACCGCCGCGACCATCGGAACGGTCGCAATCCCGGAGATGATCAACCGCGGCTACGACAAGCGGTTCGTGTACGGGCTACTGGCCGCTGGCGGCACGCTTGGCATTCTGATCCCGCCATCGATCCCGATGATCGTCTACGGCTTCGTCACCGAGCAATCGGTGATCGCGCTCTTTTTGGCGGGCATCGGCCCGGGGATCGTTCTGGTGACCCTTTTCATCCTGTTCGCGATGCTGCATGCGCGCCTCTCGGGCAATTTCGAGAACGTCCCAAAGGCCAGCATGACCGAGCGGATCGACGCCTCCAAACGTGCCTTCCCATCGGTGGCCCTCGCCGCTCTGGTGATCGTCGGGCTCTATTCTGGCGCCTTCACCCCGACCGAGGCGGCGGCGGTCGGCTCCGCGGCCGCGCTGTTCATCGTCGCGTTCTGGCTGCGCACCCTGACATGGGCCACACTGTGGGAGGCGGTTCGGGAATCCGCCATCACCACGGCCGCAATCCTGCTGATCGTGGCGGGGGCCAAGGTCTTCGGCAAGGCCATCGCGCTCTACCGTATCCCGCAGGACATATCCGCCTTCCTTGCGTCGGCAATCGATGGGCCGATCATGTTCATCATCGTGGTCTCGGTCGTGCTTTTGCTGATGGGGCTGGTGTTCGAGGCGCTCTCGATGATCCTGATCATGACCCCTGTGCTGCTGCCCGCGGCGATGGGCCTGGGGTTCGATCCGATCTGGTTCGGCATCTACATGGTGATCATGGTGGAATGTGCGCTGATCACGCCGCCGGTGGGCCTGAACCTTTACGTCATCCAATCCGTGGCGCGCACAAGCCTGGCCAATGTCGCCCGCGGCGTCTGGCCGTTCCTGATGCTGATGCTGTTCACGGTCGTGCTGCTGTACGCCCTGCCCGATCTCGCCCTCTACATTCCTTTCAAGTGGTAG
- a CDS encoding MBL fold metallo-hydrolase has protein sequence MAADAKNAPVPGKPVPLAPGLRRILAPNPSPMTYTGTNTYLLGTRDIAVIDPGPPDDAHLQAILDALEAHQRISHIVVTHSHIDHSPLAMVLAQITDAPVHGFGGSSAGRAPVMDGFRNMGGGEGVDETFMPDRSLADGGQLRGTDWTLEALHTPGHMGNHLCLHWAEGRALFSGDLVMGWATSMVSPPDGHLTDFMASLHRLAAREGDAVYYPGHGAPIDEPAARVQELLAHRQMREAQILDALAGGALTPEGLTRKIYIDVDPALLPAAERNVVAHLIDLSLRKRVRPVGKLSLVASFELV, from the coding sequence ATGGCCGCAGATGCGAAGAACGCGCCCGTGCCGGGCAAACCGGTGCCGCTTGCGCCAGGGCTGCGGCGCATCCTGGCGCCGAACCCGTCGCCGATGACCTACACCGGCACCAACACCTACCTTCTGGGCACTCGCGATATCGCCGTGATTGACCCCGGCCCGCCCGATGACGCGCACCTGCAAGCGATCCTCGACGCGCTGGAGGCGCATCAGCGGATCAGCCACATCGTCGTCACCCATTCCCATATCGACCATTCGCCCCTCGCCATGGTGCTGGCCCAGATCACCGATGCGCCGGTGCACGGCTTTGGCGGCAGCAGCGCGGGCCGCGCGCCGGTGATGGACGGATTTCGAAACATGGGTGGGGGCGAGGGGGTCGACGAGACCTTCATGCCCGACCGGTCGCTTGCCGATGGCGGGCAGCTGCGCGGCACCGACTGGACGCTTGAGGCGCTGCACACGCCCGGCCATATGGGCAACCACCTTTGCCTCCACTGGGCGGAGGGGCGTGCGCTGTTCTCGGGTGATCTGGTGATGGGCTGGGCCACGTCGATGGTCTCCCCGCCCGACGGGCACCTGACGGATTTCATGGCCTCGCTGCACCGGCTGGCCGCGCGCGAGGGCGACGCGGTCTACTACCCCGGCCATGGCGCGCCAATTGACGAGCCTGCGGCCCGAGTGCAGGAGCTGCTCGCCCACCGGCAGATGCGCGAGGCGCAGATCCTCGACGCGCTGGCGGGCGGCGCCCTGACGCCCGAGGGGCTGACGCGCAAAATCTACATCGATGTGGACCCTGCCCTGCTGCCCGCCGCCGAGCGAAATGTCGTCGCACATCTCATCGATCTGAGCCTGCGAAAGCGCGTCCGCCCGGTGGGAAAACTGAGCCTCGTGGCCTCCTTCGAGCTGGTCTGA
- a CDS encoding zinc-binding dehydrogenase: MTQTMCGWQLVGHGGPEMLQWREDLAIPSPEPDEVLIEVAASSVNNTDINTRIGWYSESVRGATDGVTQTSTEDAAWSGSALSLPRIQGADICGRIVEVGADVPPARVGERVLVRTMQNRDGAVWTMGSECDGGFAEYCCARSFDALRIESDWSDLELGVLPCAYSTAEGMLQRASVRAERVLITGASGGVGSAAVQLAKMRGAEVTAVTSQAKADAVRALGADHIIGRDEAPARGGFDVIVDLVAGPAFVPLLDGLADGGRYVVSGAIAGPIVELDVRKLYLRDLTFFGSTQQPDRIMPDLISYVEAGKLSPGVALSFPLKELPAAQAAFASKAHVGKIAIAVKDAAGATSG, encoded by the coding sequence ATGACGCAGACGATGTGTGGATGGCAACTGGTGGGCCATGGCGGCCCGGAGATGCTTCAATGGCGCGAGGACCTCGCGATCCCCAGCCCAGAGCCCGACGAGGTGCTGATCGAGGTGGCCGCATCATCGGTGAACAACACCGACATCAACACCCGCATCGGCTGGTATTCCGAGAGCGTGCGCGGGGCGACCGACGGCGTGACCCAGACCTCCACTGAGGATGCCGCGTGGTCCGGGTCGGCCTTGTCCTTGCCGCGGATACAGGGCGCAGATATCTGCGGGCGCATCGTTGAGGTCGGCGCAGATGTGCCACCCGCCCGCGTGGGCGAGCGTGTGCTGGTGCGCACGATGCAAAACCGCGATGGCGCGGTCTGGACCATGGGGTCGGAATGTGATGGCGGCTTTGCCGAGTATTGCTGCGCGCGCAGTTTCGATGCGCTGCGCATTGAGAGCGACTGGTCCGATCTGGAGCTTGGCGTGCTGCCCTGCGCCTATTCCACCGCCGAAGGCATGTTGCAGCGCGCGTCGGTCAGGGCGGAGCGGGTTCTGATCACCGGCGCGTCGGGCGGGGTCGGCTCGGCCGCGGTGCAGCTGGCCAAGATGCGCGGGGCAGAGGTCACCGCGGTCACGTCGCAGGCCAAGGCGGACGCCGTGCGCGCGCTTGGCGCGGACCATATCATCGGGCGGGACGAGGCCCCGGCGCGGGGCGGCTTCGATGTGATCGTTGATCTCGTGGCGGGGCCTGCATTTGTGCCGCTGCTCGACGGGCTCGCCGACGGAGGCCGCTACGTGGTGTCCGGGGCCATCGCGGGTCCGATTGTGGAGCTTGACGTGCGTAAGCTCTACCTGCGGGACCTGACGTTCTTTGGATCGACACAGCAGCCCGACAGGATCATGCCTGACCTGATTTCCTACGTCGAGGCGGGCAAGCTCAGCCCCGGCGTCGCCCTGAGCTTCCCGCTCAAGGAGCTGCCCGCGGCCCAGGCGGCCTTTGCCTCGAAAGCCCATGTCGGCAAGATTGCAATCGCGGTCAAGGACGCTGCGGGGGCTACGAGCGGCTGA